The Oncorhynchus tshawytscha isolate Ot180627B linkage group LG05, Otsh_v2.0, whole genome shotgun sequence genome includes a window with the following:
- the LOC112250619 gene encoding lens fiber membrane intrinsic protein-like yields the protein MLYTLAGGGTLCGVAALVLLIVSTATDFWMQYRYSGASANQGLWRFCINHKCHAHTITVAFWDATRAFMLLAVLSCFAGVVLGLSAFANGTKSRRVRMGGIALLLSGFLALLALAIYTGVTVNFFGKRFLDWRFSWSYILGWVAIILTFVAGVFQLCAYQKNISEPPPPNIQES from the exons ATGCTGTACACTTTAGCAGGAGGGGGCACACTCTGTGGTGTGGCCGCCCTCGTGCTCCTCATAGTCTCCACGGCAACCGACTTCTGGATGCAGTACCGCTACTCAGGCGCCTCGGCCAACCAGGGCCTCTGGAGGTTTTGCATCAATCACAAGTGCCATGCCCACACCATCACTGTGG CCTTCTGGGATGCGACGAGGGCCTTCATGCTGCTGGCCGTGCTGAGCTGCTTCGCTGGCGTGGTGCTGGGCCTGAGTGCCTTCGCCAATGGCACCAAGAGCAGGAGGGTCCGGATGGGGGGCATCGCTCTGCTCCTCTCAG GTTTTCTTGCTCTGTTAGCTCTGGCCATCTACACGGGCGTGACTGTCAACTTTTTTGGCAAGCGCTTCCTTGATTGGCGCTTCTCCTGGTCCTACATCTTAGGTTGGGTGGCCATCATCTTAACGTTCGTTGCTG GTGTGTTCCAACTCTGTGCCTACCAGAAGAACATTTCCGAACCACCTCCTCCTAACATTCAAGAAAGCTAA
- the LOC112250620 gene encoding GRAM domain-containing protein 2B isoform X1, giving the protein MRDPLKALQRLRPFYYAGSKWHMGAHRLVSLRCYPLESGGLLVKKESKKVKTRKAFSLEEAQLELQQNRNLTRQAPVRSQTFDADRSFEKTEGSGSQSSFIKHNKTFHKLFPDIPESEDLLHAYICALQKEVPYHGRLYVTEHHACFHSSVLLKDTKLVIPVTSVHIVKKQNTALLVPNALSIRTTEGEKYLFVSLRNREACYKLLRSVCSRLEDGSANSSPLFSSTDNSFDQGKLVNSSQSSLDQLDGSDPKLFLDSPPPNPHTDLVPQGSSSSHRSTHTQQSDCSLENVSGGSWVWSVTEKARSLLIHRETSSLNTLLFIYLILVVLLLLSSGYIGLRIVALEEQLTSLGALPEFSLQSRYKDTTMIGQRRD; this is encoded by the exons CTACCCGTTGGAGAGTGGGGGACTATTGGTGAAGAAGGAGAGCAAGAAGGTGAAGACCAGGAAAGCCTTCAGTCTGGAGGAGGCCCAACTGGAGCTCCAGCAGAACAGAAACCTCACCAGACAAGCCCCCGTCAG GTCTCAGACGTTTGACGCGGATAGAAGTTTTGAGAAGACTGAAGGCAGTGGTTCACAAAGT AGTTTTATAAAGCACAACAAAACATTCCACAAGCTGTTTCCTGACATTCCGGAGAGTGAAGACTTGCTACATG CCTACATCTGTGCCCTGCAGAAGGAGGTGCCCTACCACGGCAGGCTCTATGTCACCGAGCACCACGCGTGCTTCCACTCTTCCGTGCTGCTCAAGGACACCAAG TTGGTTATCCCGGTGACCAGCGTGCACATTGTGAAGAAGCAGAACACCGCCTTGCTGGTGCCCAACGCCCTGTCTATCCGCACCACCGAGGGGGAAAAG TACCTTTTTGTGTCTTTGCGGAACCGAGAGGCATGCTACAAGCTCCTGCGGTCCGTTTGTTCTCGACTGGAGGATGGAAGTGCCAACAGCAGCCCCTTATTCTCTTCTACGGACAATAGCTTTGATCAGGGCAAGCTAGTG AActccagtcagtccagtctagaCCAGCTGGATGGGTCAGACCCCAAGCTATTCCTTGACTCACCCCCACCCAACCCACACACAG ACCTAGTGCCTCAAGGGAGCAGCTCCAGCCATAGGAGCACGCACACGCAGCAGAGTGACTGCTCCTTAGAGAACGtctcag GTGGCTCGTGGGTGTGGAGTGTGACGGAGAAAGCCCGCTCCCTTCTCatccacagagagaccagcagccTCAACACGCTCCTCTTCATCTACCTAATACT GGTGGTACTACTGCTGCTATCATCCGGGTACATTGGCCTCCGTATCGTGGCTCTGGAGGAGCAGTTGACCTCTCTGGGCGCCCTCCCTGAATTCTCCTTACAGAGCAG GTACAAAGACACAACCATGATTGGCCAGAGGAGAGATTGA
- the LOC112250620 gene encoding GRAM domain-containing protein 2B isoform X2, which yields MLENKRERLKTFIRKIDEKAIFRIKHFMKESYPLESGGLLVKKESKKVKTRKAFSLEEAQLELQQNRNLTRQAPVRSQTFDADRSFEKTEGSGSQSSFIKHNKTFHKLFPDIPESEDLLHAYICALQKEVPYHGRLYVTEHHACFHSSVLLKDTKLVIPVTSVHIVKKQNTALLVPNALSIRTTEGEKYLFVSLRNREACYKLLRSVCSRLEDGSANSSPLFSSTDNSFDQGKLVNSSQSSLDQLDGSDPKLFLDSPPPNPHTDLVPQGSSSSHRSTHTQQSDCSLENVSGGSWVWSVTEKARSLLIHRETSSLNTLLFIYLILVVLLLLSSGYIGLRIVALEEQLTSLGALPEFSLQSRYKDTTMIGQRRD from the exons CTACCCGTTGGAGAGTGGGGGACTATTGGTGAAGAAGGAGAGCAAGAAGGTGAAGACCAGGAAAGCCTTCAGTCTGGAGGAGGCCCAACTGGAGCTCCAGCAGAACAGAAACCTCACCAGACAAGCCCCCGTCAG GTCTCAGACGTTTGACGCGGATAGAAGTTTTGAGAAGACTGAAGGCAGTGGTTCACAAAGT AGTTTTATAAAGCACAACAAAACATTCCACAAGCTGTTTCCTGACATTCCGGAGAGTGAAGACTTGCTACATG CCTACATCTGTGCCCTGCAGAAGGAGGTGCCCTACCACGGCAGGCTCTATGTCACCGAGCACCACGCGTGCTTCCACTCTTCCGTGCTGCTCAAGGACACCAAG TTGGTTATCCCGGTGACCAGCGTGCACATTGTGAAGAAGCAGAACACCGCCTTGCTGGTGCCCAACGCCCTGTCTATCCGCACCACCGAGGGGGAAAAG TACCTTTTTGTGTCTTTGCGGAACCGAGAGGCATGCTACAAGCTCCTGCGGTCCGTTTGTTCTCGACTGGAGGATGGAAGTGCCAACAGCAGCCCCTTATTCTCTTCTACGGACAATAGCTTTGATCAGGGCAAGCTAGTG AActccagtcagtccagtctagaCCAGCTGGATGGGTCAGACCCCAAGCTATTCCTTGACTCACCCCCACCCAACCCACACACAG ACCTAGTGCCTCAAGGGAGCAGCTCCAGCCATAGGAGCACGCACACGCAGCAGAGTGACTGCTCCTTAGAGAACGtctcag GTGGCTCGTGGGTGTGGAGTGTGACGGAGAAAGCCCGCTCCCTTCTCatccacagagagaccagcagccTCAACACGCTCCTCTTCATCTACCTAATACT GGTGGTACTACTGCTGCTATCATCCGGGTACATTGGCCTCCGTATCGTGGCTCTGGAGGAGCAGTTGACCTCTCTGGGCGCCCTCCCTGAATTCTCCTTACAGAGCAG GTACAAAGACACAACCATGATTGGCCAGAGGAGAGATTGA
- the LOC112250620 gene encoding GRAM domain-containing protein 2B isoform X3, whose amino-acid sequence MEREKSQWDNQDPVDPPRAGDEASYPLESGGLLVKKESKKVKTRKAFSLEEAQLELQQNRNLTRQAPVRSQTFDADRSFEKTEGSGSQSSFIKHNKTFHKLFPDIPESEDLLHAYICALQKEVPYHGRLYVTEHHACFHSSVLLKDTKLVIPVTSVHIVKKQNTALLVPNALSIRTTEGEKYLFVSLRNREACYKLLRSVCSRLEDGSANSSPLFSSTDNSFDQGKLVNSSQSSLDQLDGSDPKLFLDSPPPNPHTDLVPQGSSSSHRSTHTQQSDCSLENVSGGSWVWSVTEKARSLLIHRETSSLNTLLFIYLILVVLLLLSSGYIGLRIVALEEQLTSLGALPEFSLQSRYKDTTMIGQRRD is encoded by the exons CTACCCGTTGGAGAGTGGGGGACTATTGGTGAAGAAGGAGAGCAAGAAGGTGAAGACCAGGAAAGCCTTCAGTCTGGAGGAGGCCCAACTGGAGCTCCAGCAGAACAGAAACCTCACCAGACAAGCCCCCGTCAG GTCTCAGACGTTTGACGCGGATAGAAGTTTTGAGAAGACTGAAGGCAGTGGTTCACAAAGT AGTTTTATAAAGCACAACAAAACATTCCACAAGCTGTTTCCTGACATTCCGGAGAGTGAAGACTTGCTACATG CCTACATCTGTGCCCTGCAGAAGGAGGTGCCCTACCACGGCAGGCTCTATGTCACCGAGCACCACGCGTGCTTCCACTCTTCCGTGCTGCTCAAGGACACCAAG TTGGTTATCCCGGTGACCAGCGTGCACATTGTGAAGAAGCAGAACACCGCCTTGCTGGTGCCCAACGCCCTGTCTATCCGCACCACCGAGGGGGAAAAG TACCTTTTTGTGTCTTTGCGGAACCGAGAGGCATGCTACAAGCTCCTGCGGTCCGTTTGTTCTCGACTGGAGGATGGAAGTGCCAACAGCAGCCCCTTATTCTCTTCTACGGACAATAGCTTTGATCAGGGCAAGCTAGTG AActccagtcagtccagtctagaCCAGCTGGATGGGTCAGACCCCAAGCTATTCCTTGACTCACCCCCACCCAACCCACACACAG ACCTAGTGCCTCAAGGGAGCAGCTCCAGCCATAGGAGCACGCACACGCAGCAGAGTGACTGCTCCTTAGAGAACGtctcag GTGGCTCGTGGGTGTGGAGTGTGACGGAGAAAGCCCGCTCCCTTCTCatccacagagagaccagcagccTCAACACGCTCCTCTTCATCTACCTAATACT GGTGGTACTACTGCTGCTATCATCCGGGTACATTGGCCTCCGTATCGTGGCTCTGGAGGAGCAGTTGACCTCTCTGGGCGCCCTCCCTGAATTCTCCTTACAGAGCAG GTACAAAGACACAACCATGATTGGCCAGAGGAGAGATTGA
- the LOC112250620 gene encoding GRAM domain-containing protein 2B isoform X4, producing the protein MSFRSSRRLHLNSYPLESGGLLVKKESKKVKTRKAFSLEEAQLELQQNRNLTRQAPVRSQTFDADRSFEKTEGSGSQSSFIKHNKTFHKLFPDIPESEDLLHAYICALQKEVPYHGRLYVTEHHACFHSSVLLKDTKLVIPVTSVHIVKKQNTALLVPNALSIRTTEGEKYLFVSLRNREACYKLLRSVCSRLEDGSANSSPLFSSTDNSFDQGKLVNSSQSSLDQLDGSDPKLFLDSPPPNPHTDLVPQGSSSSHRSTHTQQSDCSLENVSGGSWVWSVTEKARSLLIHRETSSLNTLLFIYLILVVLLLLSSGYIGLRIVALEEQLTSLGALPEFSLQSRYKDTTMIGQRRD; encoded by the exons CTACCCGTTGGAGAGTGGGGGACTATTGGTGAAGAAGGAGAGCAAGAAGGTGAAGACCAGGAAAGCCTTCAGTCTGGAGGAGGCCCAACTGGAGCTCCAGCAGAACAGAAACCTCACCAGACAAGCCCCCGTCAG GTCTCAGACGTTTGACGCGGATAGAAGTTTTGAGAAGACTGAAGGCAGTGGTTCACAAAGT AGTTTTATAAAGCACAACAAAACATTCCACAAGCTGTTTCCTGACATTCCGGAGAGTGAAGACTTGCTACATG CCTACATCTGTGCCCTGCAGAAGGAGGTGCCCTACCACGGCAGGCTCTATGTCACCGAGCACCACGCGTGCTTCCACTCTTCCGTGCTGCTCAAGGACACCAAG TTGGTTATCCCGGTGACCAGCGTGCACATTGTGAAGAAGCAGAACACCGCCTTGCTGGTGCCCAACGCCCTGTCTATCCGCACCACCGAGGGGGAAAAG TACCTTTTTGTGTCTTTGCGGAACCGAGAGGCATGCTACAAGCTCCTGCGGTCCGTTTGTTCTCGACTGGAGGATGGAAGTGCCAACAGCAGCCCCTTATTCTCTTCTACGGACAATAGCTTTGATCAGGGCAAGCTAGTG AActccagtcagtccagtctagaCCAGCTGGATGGGTCAGACCCCAAGCTATTCCTTGACTCACCCCCACCCAACCCACACACAG ACCTAGTGCCTCAAGGGAGCAGCTCCAGCCATAGGAGCACGCACACGCAGCAGAGTGACTGCTCCTTAGAGAACGtctcag GTGGCTCGTGGGTGTGGAGTGTGACGGAGAAAGCCCGCTCCCTTCTCatccacagagagaccagcagccTCAACACGCTCCTCTTCATCTACCTAATACT GGTGGTACTACTGCTGCTATCATCCGGGTACATTGGCCTCCGTATCGTGGCTCTGGAGGAGCAGTTGACCTCTCTGGGCGCCCTCCCTGAATTCTCCTTACAGAGCAG GTACAAAGACACAACCATGATTGGCCAGAGGAGAGATTGA